One window from the genome of Candoia aspera isolate rCanAsp1 chromosome 15, rCanAsp1.hap2, whole genome shotgun sequence encodes:
- the UFD1 gene encoding ubiquitin recognition factor in ER-associated degradation protein 1: MFSFNMFDHPIPRVFQNRFSTQYRCFSVSMLAGPNDRSDVEKGGKIIMPPSALDQLSRLNITYPMLFKLTNKNSDRMTHCGVLEFVADEGICYLPHWMMQNLLLEEGGLVQVESVNLQVATYSKFQPQSPDFLDITNPKAVLENALRNFACLTTGDVIAINYNEKIYELRVMETKPDKAVSIIECDMNVDFDAPLGYKEPERQTPHEESADVEADHSGYVSDLGFRAFSGSGNRLDGKKKGVEPSPSPIKPGDIRRGIPNYDFKIGKITFIRNSRPLVKKIEEDDAGSRFVAFSGEGQSLRKKGRKP, translated from the exons ATG ttTTCCTTCAACATGTTTGACCACCCAATTCCCCGCGTGTTCCAGAATCGCTTCTCCACCCAGTACCGCTGTTTCTCCGTCTCCATGCTTGCTGGCCCGAACGACAGATCAGATGTGGAGAAGGGCGGAAAAA TAATTATGCCACCCTCTGCTTTGGATCAACTCA GTCGGCTTAATATCACCTACCCGATGTTGTTTAAACTGACTAATAAAAATTCAGACCGGATGACTCACTGCGGTGTGCTTGAATTTGTGGCTGATGAAGGCATTTGTTACCTTCCACACTGG ATGATGCAGAACCTTCTCCTGGAGGAAGGGGGCCTGGTGCAGGTGGAAAGTGTCAACCTTCAAGTAGCCACCTACTCCAAATTTCAGCCCCAAAGTCCTGATTTCCTTGACATCACCAACCCTAAAGCAGT ATTGGAAAACGCGCTCCGAAATTTTGCTTGCCTGACCACTGGAGACGTCATTGCCATCAACTACAATGAGAAG atctaTGAACTTCGAGTCATGGAGACCAAGCCTGACAAAGCCGTGTCCATCATTGAATGCGACATGAAT GTGGACTTTGATGCACCTTTGGGTTACAAAGAGCCAGAAAGACAAACGCCTCACGAGGAGTCTGCT GATGTTGAAGCAGATCACAGCGGTTATGTGAGTGACCTGGGATTCCGT GCATTTTCTGGATCTGGGAACAGGCTGGATGGAAAAAAGAAGGGGGTTGAACCAAGTCCCTCTCCAATTAAACCAGGAGACATCCGACG GGGCATTCCAAATTACGACTTCAAAATCGGCAAGATCACATTCATTCGAAATTCTCGGCCGCTGGTCAAGAAAATAGAAGAG GATGACGCTGGAAGCCGTTTCGTTGCATTTTCTGGAGAAGGCCAGTCCCTgcgcaagaaaggaagaaaaccctAA